A section of the Humulus lupulus chromosome 2, drHumLupu1.1, whole genome shotgun sequence genome encodes:
- the LOC133817932 gene encoding probable ubiquitin conjugation factor E4 isoform X2, which translates to MATPKPQRSPEEIEDIILRKIFLVTLTETAESDSRIAYLELTAAEILSEGKELRLSRDLMERVLIDRLSGNFASMETPFQYLVGCYRRAHAEGMKIGSMKDKNLRSEMELVVKQAKKLSVSYCRIHLANPELFGGGNSTLSLNRTNASPLLSLIFSQLGGSLDRFGGSSGSHEIQSPPGFLDEFFRDSDFDSLDPILKGLYEDLRLDVLKVSALGNFRQPLMALQYLVSFPVGAKSLVNHPWWIPKGVYLTGRAIEVTSILGPFFHISALPDHTIYKSQPDVGQLCFSEASTRRPADLLSSFTTIKAHMNTLYDGLTDVLLLLLKNQDTRRHVLEFFAEVINKNSSRAHIQVDPMSCASSGMFVNLSIVMLRLCDPFLDANLTKKDKIDPKYVFYGDRLDLRGLTALHASSEEVAEWTNNNSLGQSDGENRLLQSQEASSSGSNPFGPSITKSSSSGEKNKYTFICECFFMTARVLNLGLLKAFSDFKHLVQDISRCEDHLTTLKAMSGTPSPQLKLEITRLEKEIELFSQEKLCYEAQILRDGTLIQSALSFYRLMVVWLVSMVGGFKMPLPSTCPTEFACMPEHFVEDAMELLIFASRIPKALDGVLLDDFMNFIIMFMASPNYIRNPYLRAKMVEVLNCWMPRRSSSVTASLFEGHQLSLEYLVRNLLKLYVDIEFTGSHTQFYDKFNIRHNIAELLEYLWQVPSHRNAWRRIAKEEEKGVYLNFLNFLINDSIYLLDESLNKILELKELEAEMANTVEWERRTEQDRQERTRLFHSQENIIRIDMKLANEDVSMLAYTSEQITAPFLLPEMVERVASMLNYFLLQLVGPQRKSLTLKDPEKYEFRPKQLLKQIVCIYVHLARDDSENIFPAAISKDGRSYNEQLFTAAADVLRRIGEEGKVIQAFIELGAKAKVAAAEARDAEATLGEIPDEFLDPIQYTLMKDPVILPSSRTTIDRAVIQRHLLSDSTDPFNRSHLTVDMLIPDTELKERIEEFVRLQERKRHEGLSTQSTKTTIQTTDGHMLID; encoded by the exons ATGGCGACCCCTAAACCCCAGAGGTCACCTGAAGAGATTGAGGATATAATCCTTAGAAAAATTTTTCTGGTCACGCTCACTGAAACTGCCGAATCCGATTCCAGAATCGCTTACTTGGAATTGACGGCAGCTGAGATTCTCAGTGAGGGCAAAGAATTGAGGCTCTCTCGTGATTTGATGGAGCGGGTCCTAATCGATCGGCTTTCGGGTAATTTTGCTTCGATGGAAACCCCTTTTCAGTACTTAGTGGGCTGTTATCGACGTGCTCATGCCGAGGGTATGAAAATCGGATCGATGAAGGATAAGAATCTTAGGTCTGAGATGGAATTAGTGGTGAAACAAGCGAAGAAGCTTTCGGTTTCGTATTGTAGGATTCATTTAGCGAATCCGGAGCTTTTCGGAGGTGGGAATTCGACTTTGAGTTTGAATAGAACGAATGCTTCGCCGCTTTTGTCTTTGATTTTCTCCCAGCTTGGGGGCTCACTGGACAGATTTGGAGGTTCAAGCGGTAGTCATGAAATTCAGAGCCCACCTGGGTTTTTGGATGAGTTTTTCAGGGACTCGGATTTTGATAGCTTGGACCCAATATTAAAAGGGTTGTACGAGGACCTTAGACTTGATGTGCTGAAGGTTTCGGCTCTTGGGAACTTTCGGCAGCCGTTAATGGCTCTGCAGTATTTGGTTAGTTTTCCCGTTGGAGCTAAGTCTTTGGTGAATCATCCATGGTGGATCCCAAAAGGTGTTTATTTGACTGGGCGTGCTATTGAAGTGACTAGCATTTTGGGTCCTTTCTTTCATATTAGTGCTCTGCCTGATCATACTATTTACAAGAGTCAGCCTGATGTGGG TCAGCTGTGCTTTTCAGAAGCTTCAACTCGGCGACCAGCTGATCTGTTATCTTCTTTTACTACAATAAAGGCACACATGAATACCTTATATGATGGCCTAACAGATGTTCTTTTGTTACTCCTTAAGAATCAAGACACACGGCGgcatgttcttgaattttttgcTGAGGTTATCAATAAAAATTCTTCAAGGGCTCATATACAG GTGGATCCCATGTCTTGTGCAAGTTCGGGCATGTTTGTTAATCTTAGCATTGTAATGCTTAGGCTTTGTGATCCATTTTTAGATGCAAATTTGACAAAAAAGGATAAAATTGATCCAAAATATGTATTTTACGGTGACCGTTTGGATTTAAG AGGGTTGACTGCTCTTCATGCATCATCAGAAGAAGTGGCTGAATGGACAAACAATAATAGTCTGGGGCAGAGTGATGGTGAGAATCGATTACTGCAGTCGCAAGAAGCCTCCAGTTCAGGCAGTAATCCTTTTGGACCTTCTATCACAAAGTCATCATCAAGtggagaaaaaaataaatatacatttatatgCGAATGCTTCTTCATGACTGCAAGGGTGCTCAATTTGGGCTTGTTAAAAGCATTTTCTGATTTTAAACATTTAGTTCAG GACATCTCAAGGTGTGAAGATCATCTCACCACTCTCAAAGCCATGAGTGGGACGCCTTCTCCTCAGCTAAAACTGGAAATAACTCGTCTTGAGAAAGAAATAGAGTTGTTTTCACAAGAAAAGCTTTGCTATGAAGCTCAGATATTACGG GATGGAACACTAATACAAAGTGCCCTGTCTTTCTACCGGTTAATGGTGGTTTGGTTGGTTAGCATGGTTGGTGGATTTAAAATGCCTCTGCCATCAACCTGCCCTACAGAATTTGCGTGTATGCCAGAGCACTTTGTGGAAGATGCAATGGAGTTGCTCATTTTTGCTTCCCGGATTCCAAAAGCTTTGGATGGGGTCTTGCTG GATGATTTTATGAACTTTATCATCATGTTCATGGCCAGTCCAAACTATATAAGAAACCCCTATCTAAGAGCAAAGATGGTTGAAGTCCTGAACTGCTGGATGCCCCGTAGAAG TTCATCTGTTACTGCTAGCCTATTTGAAGGTCACCAGCTGTCTCTTGAATATCTTGTGAGGAATCTGTTGAAGCTATATGTTGACATTGAGTTCACTGGTTCCCATACTCAG TTTTATGATAAGTTCAACATTCGTCATAACATTGCTGAGCTTCTTGAATACCTGTGGCAAGTCCCTAGTCATCGTAATGCTTGGAGAAGG ATTGCTAAGGAAGAGGAGAAGGGCGTCTACCTGAACTTCTTAAACTTCCTGATCAATGACAGCATCTATCTTCTTGATGAAAGTCTTAATAAGATTCTTGAACTCAAGGAGCTGGAAGCTGAGATGGCTAACACTGTTGAATGGGAGCGAAGAACTGAGCAAGATAGGCAGGAAAGAACCCGATTATTCCATTCCCAAGAAAAT ATTATACGCATTGACATGAAATTGGCAAATGAAGACGTGAGTATGTTGGCATATACTTCAGAACAGATTACTGCTCCTTTCCTGCTTCCTGAAATG GTTGAAAGAGTAGCAAGTATGCTAAATTATTTTCTGTTGCAACTTGTGGGTCCACAAAGAAAATCACTTACTTTGAAAGACCCAGAAAAATATGAATTTCGGCCAAAGCAGTTGCTGAAGCAG ATTGTCTGCATCTATGTTCATTTGGCAAGGGATGATTCAGAAAATATATTCCCTGCTGCCATTTCAAAGGATGGCCGATCTTACAATGAACAA TTGTTTACTGCTGCAGCAGATGTTCTCCGTAGAATAGGTGAAGAAGGCAAGGTGATTCAAGCATTTATCGAGCTAGGTGCCAAAGCCAAAGTTGCAGCTGCTGAGGCTAGGGATGCTGAAGCTACTCTTGGGGAGATACCTGACGAGTTCCTCGACCCAATTCAA TACACTTTAATGAAAGATCCAGTGATCTTACCTTCTTCCAGAACCACAATAGACCGAGCAGTCATTCAAAGGCATCTTCTTAGTGATAGT ACTGATCCATTCAACCGCTCCCATCTCACAGTGGACATGTTAATACCAGACACCGAATTGAAGGAAAGAATCGAGGAGTTTGTAAGGTTACAAGAACGGAAGCGTCATGAAGGCTTAAGCACGCAAAGCACCAAGACAACAATACAAACCACAGATGGACATATGCTAATTGATTAA
- the LOC133817933 gene encoding uncharacterized protein LOC133817933 → MAVCKTLVRTSISSVASTLRSNRWILSSSISVPNSPTLCFSTSLSSNHGCPGLRLVQHHRAPSRSYAAISVEPADSNDEAQFETLTQEDNVEHLLTHKDDVVQLMKMERRRIDFEQQQKPPSGGGWFPYLDRFKCGNSYLSSGEVLEALGPHIMDSRKDRFRNVVRNRSYSVCLVVEGLTDFGNVSAAFRSADALGFQSVHVVACDSSKRYRENRHVSMGAEKWLDIELWDSIQECFEALKLRGYRIATTHVGMDAVSVYDMNWSSPTAIVVGNESKGISDEALALSDLHCSIPMNGMVDSFNVSVAAGILMHHAVCDRTSRLGCHGDLTPEESQILFAEFSLRHSRSSINIAYEYAKRKSTLLTPKL, encoded by the exons ATGGCGGTCTGCAAAACCCTAGTCCGAACATCGATCTCCTCCGTAGCTTCCACTCTCCGAAGCAACAGATGGATCTTATCATCCTCCATCTCTGTACCCAATTCACCCACTCTCTGCTTCTCTACTTCCCTTTCCTCTAACCATGGTTGTCCAGGGCTAAGATTGGTGCAGCACCACAGAGCTCCTTCAAGAAGTTATGCCGCCATTTCCGTTGAACCGGCCGATTCAAACGACGAGGCTCAATTCGAAACCCTAACACAAGAGGACAACGTGGAGCACTTGCTCACTCACAAAGACGACGTCGTTCAGCTCATGAAGATGGAACGACGGCGTATTGATTTCGAACAACAACAAAAACCACCCAGTGGCGGTGGGTGGTTCCCTTACCTGGACCGATTCAAGTGCGGGAACTCGTACCTGAGCAGCGGCGAGGTACTGGAAGCACTGGGACCACACATAATGGATTCGAGGAAGGATAGGTTTAGGAATGTGGTGAGGAATCGGAGCTACTCGGTCTGTCTGGTGGTCGAAGGTCTCACTGATTTTGGAAACGTTTCGGCTGCGTTTCGATCTGCCGACGCTCTTGGGTTTCAGTCCGTCCATGTCGTCGCCTGCGACAGCTCCAAAAG GTACAGAGAAAATCGCCATGTTAGCATGGGGGCGGAGAAATGGTTGGATATTGAACTATGGGATTCCATTCAAGAGTGCTTTGAGGCTCTCAAATTGCGTGGTTATCGAATTGCCACTACCCATGTTGGAATGGATGCG GTGTCCGTCTATGATATGAATTGGTCTTCTCCAACTGCAATAGTAGTCGGCAATGAAAGCAA GGGGATAAGTGATGAGGCCCTGGCATTATCAGACTTGCATTGTAGCATTCCAATGAATGGCATGGTGGACTCATTCAATGTCTCAGTTGCTGCAGGGATCCTTATGCACCATGCTGTATGTGACAGAACTTCTCGCCTG GGCTGTCATGGTGATCTTACGCCGGAAGAAAGTCAAATTCTTTTTGCAGAATTTTCGTTACGTCATAGCAGAAGTTCAATTAACATCGCTTATGAGTATGCCAAGAGGAAGTCAACTCTGCTTACTCCAAAGCTTTGA
- the LOC133817932 gene encoding probable ubiquitin conjugation factor E4 isoform X1, with the protein MATPKPQRSPEEIEDIILRKIFLVTLTETAESDSRIAYLELTAAEILSEGKELRLSRDLMERVLIDRLSGNFASMETPFQYLVGCYRRAHAEGMKIGSMKDKNLRSEMELVVKQAKKLSVSYCRIHLANPELFGGGNSTLSLNRTNASPLLSLIFSQLGGSLDRFGGSSGSHEIQSPPGFLDEFFRDSDFDSLDPILKGLYEDLRLDVLKVSALGNFRQPLMALQYLVSFPVGAKSLVNHPWWIPKGVYLTGRAIEVTSILGPFFHISALPDHTIYKSQPDVGQLCFSEASTRRPADLLSSFTTIKAHMNTLYDGLTDVLLLLLKNQDTRRHVLEFFAEVINKNSSRAHIQVDPMSCASSGMFVNLSIVMLRLCDPFLDANLTKKDKIDPKYVFYGDRLDLRGLTALHASSEEVAEWTNNNSLGQSDGENRLLQSQEASSSGSNPFGPSITKSSSSGEKNKYTFICECFFMTARVLNLGLLKAFSDFKHLVQDISRCEDHLTTLKAMSGTPSPQLKLEITRLEKEIELFSQEKLCYEAQILRDGTLIQSALSFYRLMVVWLVSMVGGFKMPLPSTCPTEFACMPEHFVEDAMELLIFASRIPKALDGVLLDDFMNFIIMFMASPNYIRNPYLRAKMVEVLNCWMPRRSSSSVTASLFEGHQLSLEYLVRNLLKLYVDIEFTGSHTQFYDKFNIRHNIAELLEYLWQVPSHRNAWRRIAKEEEKGVYLNFLNFLINDSIYLLDESLNKILELKELEAEMANTVEWERRTEQDRQERTRLFHSQENIIRIDMKLANEDVSMLAYTSEQITAPFLLPEMVERVASMLNYFLLQLVGPQRKSLTLKDPEKYEFRPKQLLKQIVCIYVHLARDDSENIFPAAISKDGRSYNEQLFTAAADVLRRIGEEGKVIQAFIELGAKAKVAAAEARDAEATLGEIPDEFLDPIQYTLMKDPVILPSSRTTIDRAVIQRHLLSDSTDPFNRSHLTVDMLIPDTELKERIEEFVRLQERKRHEGLSTQSTKTTIQTTDGHMLID; encoded by the exons ATGGCGACCCCTAAACCCCAGAGGTCACCTGAAGAGATTGAGGATATAATCCTTAGAAAAATTTTTCTGGTCACGCTCACTGAAACTGCCGAATCCGATTCCAGAATCGCTTACTTGGAATTGACGGCAGCTGAGATTCTCAGTGAGGGCAAAGAATTGAGGCTCTCTCGTGATTTGATGGAGCGGGTCCTAATCGATCGGCTTTCGGGTAATTTTGCTTCGATGGAAACCCCTTTTCAGTACTTAGTGGGCTGTTATCGACGTGCTCATGCCGAGGGTATGAAAATCGGATCGATGAAGGATAAGAATCTTAGGTCTGAGATGGAATTAGTGGTGAAACAAGCGAAGAAGCTTTCGGTTTCGTATTGTAGGATTCATTTAGCGAATCCGGAGCTTTTCGGAGGTGGGAATTCGACTTTGAGTTTGAATAGAACGAATGCTTCGCCGCTTTTGTCTTTGATTTTCTCCCAGCTTGGGGGCTCACTGGACAGATTTGGAGGTTCAAGCGGTAGTCATGAAATTCAGAGCCCACCTGGGTTTTTGGATGAGTTTTTCAGGGACTCGGATTTTGATAGCTTGGACCCAATATTAAAAGGGTTGTACGAGGACCTTAGACTTGATGTGCTGAAGGTTTCGGCTCTTGGGAACTTTCGGCAGCCGTTAATGGCTCTGCAGTATTTGGTTAGTTTTCCCGTTGGAGCTAAGTCTTTGGTGAATCATCCATGGTGGATCCCAAAAGGTGTTTATTTGACTGGGCGTGCTATTGAAGTGACTAGCATTTTGGGTCCTTTCTTTCATATTAGTGCTCTGCCTGATCATACTATTTACAAGAGTCAGCCTGATGTGGG TCAGCTGTGCTTTTCAGAAGCTTCAACTCGGCGACCAGCTGATCTGTTATCTTCTTTTACTACAATAAAGGCACACATGAATACCTTATATGATGGCCTAACAGATGTTCTTTTGTTACTCCTTAAGAATCAAGACACACGGCGgcatgttcttgaattttttgcTGAGGTTATCAATAAAAATTCTTCAAGGGCTCATATACAG GTGGATCCCATGTCTTGTGCAAGTTCGGGCATGTTTGTTAATCTTAGCATTGTAATGCTTAGGCTTTGTGATCCATTTTTAGATGCAAATTTGACAAAAAAGGATAAAATTGATCCAAAATATGTATTTTACGGTGACCGTTTGGATTTAAG AGGGTTGACTGCTCTTCATGCATCATCAGAAGAAGTGGCTGAATGGACAAACAATAATAGTCTGGGGCAGAGTGATGGTGAGAATCGATTACTGCAGTCGCAAGAAGCCTCCAGTTCAGGCAGTAATCCTTTTGGACCTTCTATCACAAAGTCATCATCAAGtggagaaaaaaataaatatacatttatatgCGAATGCTTCTTCATGACTGCAAGGGTGCTCAATTTGGGCTTGTTAAAAGCATTTTCTGATTTTAAACATTTAGTTCAG GACATCTCAAGGTGTGAAGATCATCTCACCACTCTCAAAGCCATGAGTGGGACGCCTTCTCCTCAGCTAAAACTGGAAATAACTCGTCTTGAGAAAGAAATAGAGTTGTTTTCACAAGAAAAGCTTTGCTATGAAGCTCAGATATTACGG GATGGAACACTAATACAAAGTGCCCTGTCTTTCTACCGGTTAATGGTGGTTTGGTTGGTTAGCATGGTTGGTGGATTTAAAATGCCTCTGCCATCAACCTGCCCTACAGAATTTGCGTGTATGCCAGAGCACTTTGTGGAAGATGCAATGGAGTTGCTCATTTTTGCTTCCCGGATTCCAAAAGCTTTGGATGGGGTCTTGCTG GATGATTTTATGAACTTTATCATCATGTTCATGGCCAGTCCAAACTATATAAGAAACCCCTATCTAAGAGCAAAGATGGTTGAAGTCCTGAACTGCTGGATGCCCCGTAGAAG TAGTTCATCTGTTACTGCTAGCCTATTTGAAGGTCACCAGCTGTCTCTTGAATATCTTGTGAGGAATCTGTTGAAGCTATATGTTGACATTGAGTTCACTGGTTCCCATACTCAG TTTTATGATAAGTTCAACATTCGTCATAACATTGCTGAGCTTCTTGAATACCTGTGGCAAGTCCCTAGTCATCGTAATGCTTGGAGAAGG ATTGCTAAGGAAGAGGAGAAGGGCGTCTACCTGAACTTCTTAAACTTCCTGATCAATGACAGCATCTATCTTCTTGATGAAAGTCTTAATAAGATTCTTGAACTCAAGGAGCTGGAAGCTGAGATGGCTAACACTGTTGAATGGGAGCGAAGAACTGAGCAAGATAGGCAGGAAAGAACCCGATTATTCCATTCCCAAGAAAAT ATTATACGCATTGACATGAAATTGGCAAATGAAGACGTGAGTATGTTGGCATATACTTCAGAACAGATTACTGCTCCTTTCCTGCTTCCTGAAATG GTTGAAAGAGTAGCAAGTATGCTAAATTATTTTCTGTTGCAACTTGTGGGTCCACAAAGAAAATCACTTACTTTGAAAGACCCAGAAAAATATGAATTTCGGCCAAAGCAGTTGCTGAAGCAG ATTGTCTGCATCTATGTTCATTTGGCAAGGGATGATTCAGAAAATATATTCCCTGCTGCCATTTCAAAGGATGGCCGATCTTACAATGAACAA TTGTTTACTGCTGCAGCAGATGTTCTCCGTAGAATAGGTGAAGAAGGCAAGGTGATTCAAGCATTTATCGAGCTAGGTGCCAAAGCCAAAGTTGCAGCTGCTGAGGCTAGGGATGCTGAAGCTACTCTTGGGGAGATACCTGACGAGTTCCTCGACCCAATTCAA TACACTTTAATGAAAGATCCAGTGATCTTACCTTCTTCCAGAACCACAATAGACCGAGCAGTCATTCAAAGGCATCTTCTTAGTGATAGT ACTGATCCATTCAACCGCTCCCATCTCACAGTGGACATGTTAATACCAGACACCGAATTGAAGGAAAGAATCGAGGAGTTTGTAAGGTTACAAGAACGGAAGCGTCATGAAGGCTTAAGCACGCAAAGCACCAAGACAACAATACAAACCACAGATGGACATATGCTAATTGATTAA
- the LOC133814342 gene encoding extensin-like, with translation MGRVKYTAQKKKPPKPSENQPAPNAEIPLTSGMPADRAIDLYAKSANKKKSHKRQSGEGCSNPSTKRSQTEDPPVPTPTKEKTHPPAPTRETTLPFPVNQDPPSPVGRTPSPAPADLTPPASTIQ, from the exons atgggtagagtaaaatatactgcccagaaaaagaaaccaccAAAACCTTCTGAAAACCAGCCTGCTCCTAATGCTGAAATTCCCTTGACCAGCG GCATGCCTGCTGACCGAGCTATTGACTTGTACGCCAAATCGGCGAACAAGAAAAAATCCCACAAACGCCAGTCTGGGGAAGGCTGCAGCAATCCCTCTACGAAGAGGTCACAAACAGAAGACCCTCCTGTGCCTACTCCCACAAAGGAGAAaactcatccaccagctcctaccaGAGAGACAACTCTGCCGTTTCCAGTAAATCAAGATCCCCCATCTCCGGTTGGACGGACTCCTTCACCAGCTCCAGCTGACCTTACGCCTCCAGCTTCCACCATCCAGTAG